A genome region from Bacteroidota bacterium includes the following:
- the speY gene encoding deoxyhypusine synthase, with protein sequence MRSRSRYLQGKPIVPKPMPRAMKVADLVDDYFQAYNAGRLHEACHLMTERMLGDDVTIGLSLTGALTPAGLGGSCLVPMIEAGFIDWIVSTGANLYHDTHFGIGKTLRRGKPNMDDVLLRKDGVIRIYDILFEYDVLLDTDAFFRKIIAGPEFQRPMSSAEFHYLAGGYVRAREKQLRISHKSLISTAHEYSVPVYTSSPGDSSIGMNIAAMALQGNKLVIDPNRDVNETAAIVLGAKRGVTTKRKGKSAVFILGGGSPKNFLLQTEPQIQEVMGIEEKGHDFFLQVTDARPDTGGLSGATPSEAVSWGKIDPDQLPDTVVCYVDSTIALPIIAQYTLSRHEKRKPKRLYDQIPKLMATLEREYHKAQKRK encoded by the coding sequence ATGCGCTCACGCTCCAGATATCTACAAGGAAAACCGATCGTTCCGAAACCCATGCCGCGCGCGATGAAGGTCGCGGATCTAGTCGATGACTACTTCCAGGCCTACAATGCAGGCCGATTGCATGAGGCTTGCCATCTCATGACCGAACGGATGCTGGGCGACGATGTGACCATTGGCCTCTCGCTTACCGGTGCGCTCACACCTGCGGGGCTCGGCGGCTCGTGCCTCGTACCTATGATCGAAGCCGGGTTCATCGACTGGATCGTCTCGACCGGTGCAAATCTCTATCACGATACCCACTTCGGCATCGGCAAAACGCTCCGTCGAGGCAAACCGAATATGGATGATGTATTGCTGCGGAAGGATGGCGTGATTCGGATCTATGACATTCTCTTCGAATACGATGTGCTGCTCGATACCGATGCGTTCTTCCGCAAGATCATTGCTGGTCCGGAGTTTCAGCGACCAATGTCGAGCGCGGAGTTTCATTACCTGGCAGGCGGCTACGTGCGCGCCAGGGAGAAGCAACTACGCATTTCGCATAAGTCCCTAATCTCAACTGCCCACGAATATTCCGTCCCAGTCTATACCAGTTCACCTGGCGATAGCTCGATTGGCATGAACATAGCCGCAATGGCGCTGCAAGGCAACAAGCTGGTAATCGATCCGAACCGCGATGTTAATGAGACGGCAGCGATCGTCCTCGGAGCCAAACGCGGCGTGACCACAAAGCGCAAAGGCAAATCCGCCGTCTTTATCTTAGGCGGTGGGAGCCCGAAGAACTTTCTCCTGCAGACTGAGCCGCAGATTCAAGAAGTCATGGGCATCGAGGAGAAGGGCCACGACTTCTTCCTTCAGGTCACAGATGCCAGGCCGGATACCGGGGGACTCTCAGGCGCGACGCCATCGGAAGCGGTTAGTTGGGGCAAGATCGATCCGGATCAGTTGCCGGATACCGTCGTGTGCTATGTGGATTCAACCATCGCGCTGCCGATCATCGCGCAGTATACGCTATCGAGACATGAGAAACGCAAACCGAAACGGCTTTACGACCAGATACCGAAGTTGATGGCAACGCTCGAACGGGAGTATCACAAAGCTCAGAAGCGCAAGTAG
- a CDS encoding citrate synthase, whose protein sequence is MAEEHAVATLTTPTNSHNGTSKPAPQKAGLEDVVAGQSSICLLDGKRGILAYRGYDIHDLVKGSFEETAYLLLYSKLPNTSELAEFNAKLVKSRSVAKPVMDRIKEMPRNIHPMAALRTLVSEAGLYDTQAEDMSREANIEKSIRMIGMFPLLVAYYDASRNGREFLQPKASLGHAANFLYLLLGKEQDAEVVKMFDSALILHADHEFNASTFTGRCIAATLSDIYSAVTGAIGALKGPLHGGANEQVMKMLLKVGDPKKAKEWITDALARKEKIMGFGHRVYRTEDPRATHLRQFSERMGQRTGQPQWYEMSKTIEQFILEEKHLYSNVDFYSASTYYMMGIPLDLYTPIFAISRVSGWTAHCLEQYANNRIIRPMAEYTGPVDSVWKPAAERA, encoded by the coding sequence ATGGCTGAAGAACACGCTGTAGCGACACTCACCACACCCACCAACTCACACAACGGCACGTCCAAACCAGCTCCGCAAAAAGCGGGACTCGAAGACGTCGTAGCCGGTCAAAGCTCCATCTGCCTGCTCGACGGCAAGCGAGGAATTCTCGCATACCGCGGCTACGATATCCACGATCTCGTCAAAGGCTCATTTGAAGAAACAGCATACTTGCTCCTGTATAGCAAGCTGCCGAATACCTCCGAACTCGCTGAGTTCAACGCCAAGCTCGTCAAGAGTCGTAGCGTGGCAAAGCCGGTCATGGACCGGATCAAAGAGATGCCGCGCAACATCCATCCGATGGCTGCGCTCCGCACACTTGTCAGCGAAGCCGGGCTCTACGATACGCAAGCCGAGGACATGTCACGCGAAGCGAACATCGAGAAGAGCATTCGCATGATCGGGATGTTCCCGCTGCTGGTTGCATACTACGATGCCTCGCGCAATGGTCGCGAATTCCTGCAGCCAAAGGCCTCGCTCGGACACGCGGCCAATTTCCTCTATCTCTTGCTCGGCAAAGAACAGGACGCCGAAGTCGTCAAGATGTTCGACTCGGCGCTCATCCTTCATGCCGATCATGAGTTTAATGCTTCGACCTTTACCGGCCGCTGCATCGCAGCGACGCTCTCCGATATTTACTCCGCCGTTACGGGTGCCATTGGCGCACTCAAAGGGCCGCTCCATGGCGGCGCCAACGAGCAGGTCATGAAGATGCTGCTGAAGGTCGGCGATCCGAAGAAGGCCAAAGAATGGATCACCGATGCACTTGCGCGCAAAGAGAAGATCATGGGCTTTGGCCATCGCGTCTATCGCACCGAGGACCCGCGCGCTACGCATCTGCGCCAGTTCTCCGAGCGCATGGGACAGCGTACTGGTCAGCCGCAATGGTACGAGATGTCCAAGACGATCGAGCAGTTTATTCTCGAAGAGAAACACCTCTACTCGAATGTGGACTTCTATTCCGCGAGCACCTATTATATGATGGGTATTCCGCTCGATCTCTATACGCCGATCTTCGCGATCAGCCGCGTATCCGGATGGACGGCGCATTGCCTTGAGCAATATGCGAACAACCGCATCATTCGCCCGATGGCCGAATACACCGGTCCGGTCGATAGCGTGTGGAAGCCAGCCGCTGAGCGCGCCTAA
- a CDS encoding rhodanese-like domain-containing protein: protein MYIEQLYTNCLAEAAYYVESIGATGRREAVIIDPIRETDQYVALASDRGATIKYILETHFHADFVSGHLDLTAATGAPIVYGPGAKADYPFHEAEDGERLQIGTLEIEILHTPGHTPESVCYLLNDEHGKPHSLFSGDTLFVGDVGRPDLLDGKMTKESLASMMYDSLRTKIAPLPDDVILYPAHGPGSACGKNIGKETVSTIGQQKLANYALRAASMAVPREEFIAMLTNDLSAPPRYYFKDAAINKTSYAPLAEVLSRNVQPLTLEAFDQALTQGALILDARAADSFEQGHISGSINIGLNGSYAWWAGTLLDISSPLVIVAPAAQEAEAISRLARIGYENVIGFLDGGFDTWKNAGRAVEGIQSIDPEEFASLYAHGAPVLDVRNATEFGAEHVSGAVHIPLAELEERIVELDPKAEYLVHCARGYRSMVAASILSRYGFNRIRNVHGGYAGIRPFLEGSIVSHQEVPA, encoded by the coding sequence ATGTATATCGAACAACTCTATACGAACTGCCTTGCCGAAGCTGCCTATTATGTTGAATCGATTGGTGCAACAGGCCGGCGGGAAGCCGTTATCATCGATCCGATCCGAGAGACGGACCAGTACGTTGCTCTGGCTTCCGACCGCGGAGCCACAATAAAGTATATCCTCGAGACGCATTTCCATGCCGACTTTGTATCGGGCCATCTCGATCTTACCGCCGCGACCGGCGCACCGATCGTCTACGGTCCCGGCGCCAAAGCGGATTACCCATTCCACGAAGCGGAGGATGGCGAACGACTCCAAATTGGGACTTTGGAAATCGAAATACTCCACACACCGGGACACACGCCGGAATCGGTCTGCTATCTGCTCAATGACGAACACGGCAAACCGCATTCTCTCTTCAGCGGCGACACACTCTTTGTCGGCGATGTTGGTCGCCCCGATCTTCTCGATGGCAAGATGACGAAGGAGTCCCTGGCCTCGATGATGTACGACTCACTTCGAACAAAGATTGCCCCGTTGCCGGATGATGTGATCCTCTATCCGGCACATGGTCCAGGCTCAGCCTGTGGAAAGAACATCGGCAAAGAAACAGTCTCCACAATTGGGCAACAGAAGCTTGCAAACTATGCACTGCGCGCGGCAAGTATGGCTGTGCCACGGGAGGAATTTATCGCAATGCTGACGAATGACCTTTCGGCCCCACCGCGATATTACTTCAAAGATGCTGCAATCAACAAGACCAGCTATGCGCCGCTCGCTGAAGTTCTCAGCCGGAATGTTCAACCGTTAACACTCGAAGCCTTCGATCAGGCACTGACACAAGGCGCTTTGATCCTCGATGCACGCGCTGCCGATTCGTTCGAACAGGGGCATATATCCGGCTCGATCAATATCGGCCTGAATGGAAGTTACGCCTGGTGGGCCGGCACCTTGCTTGATATTTCCAGCCCGCTGGTGATCGTTGCACCGGCCGCCCAGGAAGCCGAAGCCATCAGCCGGCTGGCCCGAATCGGCTATGAAAATGTGATCGGCTTTCTCGATGGCGGATTTGACACATGGAAAAATGCCGGCCGTGCGGTTGAGGGAATTCAATCTATCGATCCCGAGGAATTCGCATCGCTCTATGCCCATGGCGCACCAGTATTGGATGTTCGGAATGCCACCGAGTTCGGGGCCGAGCATGTCAGTGGCGCCGTTCATATTCCGCTTGCAGAATTGGAGGAGCGCATCGTTGAACTCGATCCTAAAGCTGAGTACTTGGTCCATTGCGCCCGGGGCTATCGCTCGATGGTTGCAGCCAGTATTCTGAGCCGTTATGGTTTCAATCGGATCCGAAACGTCCATGGCGGTTATGCCGGCATTCGACCATTTCTGGAAGGATCCATAGTTTCGCATCAGGAAGTCCCTGCCTGA
- a CDS encoding T9SS type A sorting domain-containing protein, which translates to MIASLRIKRLILSILVLVCTMSFSANIARAQADSLENGLGGPEWMMCGGTGLTKNFISQFDKEWKVTAFYFFDATHGLAALTPGIPTDTIYYLSKRGKWTHSTMPSGIAMVRKIRFIQGKLYAATEQDVLVSSDSGVHWQYSGLHLNNANDIYADAAGNIQCLKDPMQTFARLDTTHCIATGSGSIYYSSDGGRTWMSIVNGIDPSSAGAFADRCKSVYLCPNAWGTVFRSTDLGLTWRTVPTGSGPFPEWLTGASTTAYISDTGGLYRTTDDGLTWKSIITVLNGPHLLYPFGPMGEHAAMSVLRQVGAWGVYREIWMTFTGGDDMLHSGPNMTDSNGAPLMQQDTFNIPLELTSMCNAMRIPIPFWSDVDSMSEQISIASDSLGDFSLLGPTSTVLTKQAADTFWLAYNPHHPVSNVVLKFDNHWQCSDWSETRTVHVVTIPTALIAPPRTFAGSCRLDTEVALITLDSCETLAIDSVWITDSIASRFRLVSAIPDTARMLYHDSLLFAFDPTGIVGNISDSITIFGHYLGLDSTLNNYYYFPHASGVDTNFGFFYRRIPIRLSALPRLAVLTSDSVLSFGTVYVCQQRDTTITLYNPGCDTVIVFGDSIGAKNGNFVTDTSYPFVLPGGSSAKVRITAIPDTTRHPASISAALLFRTNADSAFQPIPLRASIVYPEPFSIVLSHPDNVKPGQTVTVYVVLRHRSAALRPFTAIHFDLTHNDDFLSFAGIGLMPTSTTGDPTAEVQHFNLTPLPASDTVGILTFKVYLASMQTTTLQLSNVTFENQTGLLPACIASIDTSGSNFVLISACGFGPMGEVMSQGAFTIDDIRPNPANDKLEVHVVGAVEDGENATFHAEMYDVLGRAAVPAQDAHGTALQIDVSTLPGGAYYLRISNGGFSASRRVQIIH; encoded by the coding sequence ATGATAGCGTCACTGAGGATCAAACGTCTCATCCTCAGCATTCTGGTGCTTGTCTGCACGATGAGTTTCAGCGCGAATATCGCACGGGCGCAGGCTGACTCTCTCGAAAACGGACTCGGTGGTCCCGAATGGATGATGTGCGGCGGGACGGGACTGACGAAGAACTTTATTTCTCAGTTCGACAAAGAATGGAAAGTCACCGCGTTCTATTTTTTCGACGCAACGCATGGCCTTGCAGCGCTCACACCAGGAATCCCCACCGATACTATCTATTATTTGTCCAAGCGTGGCAAATGGACCCACTCCACGATGCCGTCGGGCATCGCAATGGTCCGGAAGATCCGATTCATTCAAGGAAAGCTGTATGCCGCAACGGAACAGGACGTGCTCGTCTCGTCGGACTCCGGCGTGCATTGGCAATACTCGGGACTCCATCTGAATAATGCCAATGATATTTATGCGGATGCCGCCGGTAACATCCAGTGCCTGAAAGACCCCATGCAGACTTTTGCGCGGCTGGATACGACGCACTGCATCGCAACGGGCAGTGGAAGCATCTATTATTCATCGGATGGAGGTAGGACCTGGATGTCCATCGTTAACGGAATTGATCCAAGCAGTGCGGGAGCCTTTGCCGACCGGTGCAAGAGTGTGTATCTCTGTCCCAACGCGTGGGGCACGGTCTTTCGCTCGACGGATCTTGGCTTGACCTGGCGGACGGTCCCGACCGGCTCCGGGCCATTTCCGGAATGGCTCACAGGAGCAAGCACCACCGCATACATCTCGGATACCGGTGGACTCTACCGCACAACCGATGACGGCCTGACCTGGAAGTCGATCATCACCGTCCTTAACGGTCCGCATCTGCTTTATCCATTCGGACCAATGGGCGAGCACGCCGCTATGAGCGTATTGCGGCAAGTTGGGGCATGGGGGGTCTACCGCGAAATTTGGATGACCTTCACTGGCGGTGATGACATGCTCCACAGTGGCCCCAACATGACGGACTCGAACGGCGCGCCGCTCATGCAGCAGGATACATTCAATATTCCACTCGAACTTACTTCCATGTGCAATGCGATGCGGATTCCGATCCCTTTCTGGTCGGATGTTGACAGCATGAGCGAACAGATCAGTATTGCGAGCGATAGTCTCGGCGATTTTTCGTTGCTCGGGCCCACGTCCACAGTTCTCACCAAGCAAGCCGCGGATACATTTTGGCTTGCATACAATCCACATCACCCGGTGAGCAATGTGGTACTCAAATTCGATAATCACTGGCAGTGTTCAGACTGGTCGGAGACGCGGACGGTCCATGTCGTTACCATTCCGACCGCCCTGATCGCCCCGCCCCGAACATTTGCCGGTAGTTGCAGGCTCGACACTGAGGTGGCACTCATCACGCTCGATTCCTGCGAGACGCTCGCGATCGACTCGGTGTGGATTACGGACTCGATCGCTTCACGTTTTCGATTGGTCTCGGCCATACCTGATACGGCCCGCATGCTCTATCACGATTCATTGCTGTTCGCGTTCGATCCAACCGGGATCGTTGGCAATATTTCGGACAGCATCACGATCTTCGGACACTATCTTGGGCTGGATTCCACACTCAATAATTACTACTACTTCCCACATGCCTCGGGAGTAGACACAAACTTCGGGTTCTTTTATAGAAGAATACCGATTCGATTGTCCGCGCTGCCGAGACTTGCGGTATTGACTTCCGATTCGGTCCTTTCGTTCGGCACCGTGTATGTATGCCAACAGCGCGACACAACAATCACACTCTACAATCCCGGATGCGATACGGTGATCGTGTTCGGCGATTCGATTGGTGCGAAGAACGGCAACTTTGTGACCGACACCTCTTATCCCTTTGTGCTGCCAGGCGGCAGCTCAGCGAAGGTTCGTATTACAGCAATACCGGACACGACACGCCATCCCGCGAGTATCAGCGCCGCACTTCTATTCCGCACGAACGCCGATAGCGCATTTCAACCCATCCCGTTGCGTGCGAGCATTGTATATCCGGAGCCATTTTCGATTGTACTTTCTCATCCGGACAACGTGAAGCCTGGCCAAACCGTGACCGTGTACGTGGTCCTGCGACACCGGAGCGCCGCACTCCGACCCTTCACTGCGATTCATTTCGATCTCACGCACAACGATGATTTCCTGAGCTTCGCAGGTATCGGACTTATGCCAACGAGCACGACCGGCGACCCCACGGCAGAAGTGCAGCATTTCAATCTTACACCATTGCCGGCAAGCGATACAGTGGGTATCCTTACATTCAAAGTGTATCTTGCTTCGATGCAGACAACCACCCTCCAACTCTCGAATGTCACATTCGAGAATCAGACGGGCCTTCTGCCTGCATGCATCGCGTCGATCGATACGTCCGGTTCGAACTTCGTCCTTATTTCTGCTTGCGGCTTTGGTCCCATGGGAGAGGTGATGTCACAAGGCGCATTTACGATTGATGACATTCGTCCGAATCCTGCAAACGATAAGCTTGAAGTCCACGTGGTGGGCGCCGTGGAAGATGGCGAGAACGCCACCTTCCACGCGGAGATGTATGATGTCCTGGGACGCGCGGCTGTTCCGGCTCAGGACGCGCACGGCACGGCGCTACAGATCGATGTATCTACTCTACCAGGGGGAGCCTATTACCTTCGAATTTCGAATGGAGGTTTCAGCGCCTCGCGGCGGGTGCAGATAATCCATTGA